From a region of the Torulaspora globosa chromosome 7, complete sequence genome:
- the SEC11 gene encoding signal peptidase complex catalytic subunit SEC11 (ancestral locus Anc_2.648), with amino-acid sequence MNIRLELSRFLKLCFVLSSAFMFWKGLSIVTNSHSPIVVVLSGSMEPAFQRGDVLFLWNRNEMSKIGDIVIYEVEGKSIPIVHRVLREHHSENKKKQLLLTKGDNNAGNDIPLYANRKLYIQKEKDIVGTVKGYVPQLGYITIWISENKYAKFAMIGFLGLSALLGND; translated from the coding sequence ATGAATATCAGGCTGGAACTATCGAGATTTCTGAAACTATGTTTTGTGCTTTCGTCGGCTTTCATGTTTTGGAAAGGACTGTCAATAGTTACAAACTCGCACTCGCCCATAGTGGTGGTACTATCGGGTTCAATGGAGCCAGCATTCCAAAGAGGTGATGTGCTTTTCCTGTGGAATAGAAACGAAATGAGCAAAATCGGTGATATTGTCATTTATGAGGTGGAGGGGAAGTCAATTCCCATCGTTCACAGAGTCCTTAGAGAGCACCACAgcgagaacaagaagaagcagttgcTATTGACCAAAGGTGACAACAATGCTGGTAACGATATCCCGTTGTATGCTAACAGGAAGCTGTACATACAGAAGGAAAAAGATATTGTGGGGACTGTGAAAGGATATGTTCCACAGCTGGGATACATAACAATCTGGATCTCCGAAAATAAATATGCCAAGTTTGCAATGATAGGATTCTTGGGACTAAGTGCTTTGTTGGGTAATGATTGA
- the ARC19 gene encoding Arc19p (ancestral locus Anc_2.650), which yields MSQSLRPYLTAVRYSLEAALTLSNFSSQEVERHNRPEVEVPNTSAELLLQPMHISRNENEQVLIEPSVNSVRVSIKVKQADEIEHILVHKFTRFLEQRAESFYVLRRVPIPGYSISFLITNKHTESMKTGKLVDFIIEFMEEVDKEISEIKLFLNARARFVAEAYLGEFVY from the coding sequence ATGTCCCAGTCATTGCGTCCGTACCTGACCGCTGTACGCTATTCGCTCGAGGCGGCGCTCACTTTGAGCAATTTTTCGTCGCAGGAAGTAGAGAGACATAACAGGCCAGAGGTCGAGGTGCCCAACACCAGCgcagagctgctgctgcaacCAATGCACATATCGCGTAACGAGAACGAGCAGGTGCTGATAGAGCCAAGTGTGAACTCCGTGCGCGTTAGCATCAAAGTCAAACAGGCAGACGAAATCGAGCATATTCTGGTCCATAAGTTCACCCGGTTCCTCGAACAACGTGCAGAGTCGTTCTACGTGCTGAGACGCGTTCCAATTCCAGGTTACAGCATCTCTTTCCTCATCACTAACAAGCATACGgagtcgatgaagacggGGAAGCTCGTCGATTTCATCATCGAGTTCATGGAAGAGGTCGACAAGGAGATAAGCGAGATCAAGCTGTTCCTCAACGCCAGAGCAAGATTCGTCGCAGAAGCATATCTTGGAGAGTTCGTCTATTAG
- the GPA1 gene encoding guanine nucleotide-binding protein subunit alpha (ancestral locus Anc_2.643), which translates to MGCAASSNLAEDENDPFLQGQRANDSIERSMQLEKQKSRNEIKLLLLGAGESGKSTVLKQLRLLHKGGFTHQERLQYTQVIWADAIQSMKILVIQARKLGIALDCDDPMRHPELFECKRVLLKAKALEFIDAGVAGGSEFLSDYVLKYSERYETKRRVQSTGVARAFDPEDAVRPAGSTLDLREISKNLEDGTADGQMFIKEQQPQPQRECSNEEIAQAMKQLWTRDRGIRQCYARSNEFQLEGSAGYYFDHLDNFARPDYVCSDEDILKGRIKTTGITESEFTIGSSKFRVLDAGGQRSERKKWIHCFEGITAVLFVLAMSEYDQMLFEDERVNRMHESIMLFDTLVNSKWFRDTPFILFLNKMDIFEEKVKRMPIRKYFPDFQGRVGDVEAGIQYFENIFLSLNRNSNKPIYVKRTCATDTQTMKFVLTAVTDLITQQNLKKSGII; encoded by the coding sequence ATGGGGTGTGCAGCAAGCAGCAATCTGGCCGAGGACGAGAACGATCCGTTCCTGCAGGGCCAGCGGGCCAACGACTCGATCGAGCGGTCGATGCAACtggagaagcagaagagcagaaacgagatcaagctgctgtTGCTCGGGGCCGGCGAGTCCGGGAAGTCTACGGTGTTGAAGCAGCTGAGGCTGCTTCACAAGGGCGGGTTCACGCACCAGGAGCGGCTGCAGTACACGCAGGTGATATGGGCGGACGCGATACAGTCGATGAAGATCCTGGTGATACAGGCGAGGAAGCTGGGGATCGCGCTGGACTGCGACGATCCCATGCGGCACCCGGAGCTGTTTGAATGCAAGCGGGTTCTGCTCAAGGCGAAGGCGCTGGAGTTTATCGATGCGGGCGTAGCGGGAGGGTCGGAGTTTCTGAGCGACTACGTCTTGAAGTACTCGGAGCGGTACGAGACCAAGAGAAGGGTGCAGAGCACCGGGGTGGCGAGGGCGTTCGACCCCGAGGACGCGGTGCGGCCTGCGGGCAGCACGCTGGACCTGCGAGAGATCTCGAAGAACCTGGAGGACGGGACCGCCGACGGGCAGATGTTCATCaaagagcagcagccgCAGCCGCAGCGGGAGTGCTCGAACGAGGAAATCGCACAGGCGATGAAGCAGCTGTGGACAAGGGACCGCGGCATCAGACAGTGCTACGCGCGCTCGAACGAGTTCCAGCTCGAGGGCTCCGCAGGGTACTATTTCGACCATCTGGACAACTTTGCTCGTCCGGACTACGTTTGCTCGGACGAGGACATCCTGAAGGGCCGCATCAAGACCACGGGCATCACCGAGAGCGAGTTCACGATCGGGTCGTCGAAGTTCAGGGTGCTGGACGCCGGGGGACAGCGGTCCGAGAGAAAAAAGTGGATCCACTGCTTCGAGGGGATCACCGCGGTGCTGTTTGTGCTCGCGATGAGCGAGTACGACCAGATGCTGTTCGAAGACGAGCGCGTGAACCGGATGCACGAGTCGATCATGCTGTTCGACACGCTGGTGAACTCGAAGTGGTTCCGCGACACGCCGTTCATCCTGTTCCTCAACAAGATGGACATCTTCGAGGAGAAGGTGAAGCGGATGCCCATCCGCAAGTACTTCCCGGACTTCCAGGGCCGCGTCGGCGACGTCGAAGCGGGCATCCAGTACTTCGAGAACATATTCCTGAGTCTCAACAGAAACAGCAACAAGCCCATCTACGTCAAGAGAACGTGTGCCACAGACACCCAGACGATGAAGTTCGTGCTCACCGCGGTCACCGATCTGATTACACAGCAGAATCTCAAGAAGTCTGGAATTATCTGA
- the PRP40 gene encoding snoRNA-splicing protein PRP40 (ancestral locus Anc_2.649), whose protein sequence is MSAAADWREAKDANGRIYYYNARSGESRWEKPQEMLSEQELELLKHGWKSSRTADGKLYYYNVKTKESRWDAPTFEAEENLEETKQEAEVAKSTEVHEEREKYANASKILNPPQRTKEEAEGEFIKMLQENQVDSTWSFGKIISELGASDPRYWMVDDDPLWKQQIFEKYLSNRSEHQLLRERAETSKFKSAFWEMLRSKKEIRYYTRWLTAKRLIANETIYKHSVVRESVKKATFLEYVDSLAREREEEHSQTKKQALKELEEYLRGIMSSSDAPVNGSQLPVVSWQHLLDNYLFEKNKRFVANKHFKVLSHEDVLNVYLQLVHEVEDSMKEDLRRLQSKNYTKDRLARDRFKELLRSSDLHIRADSKWKDVYPAFKNDPKFLRMLGTSGSSALDLFMDVVEEKSITMSANRSIAQNLLIEKGFEWSDEDETDKSLIKELLSKEPHFQAMDVDDIDSTIRLLINFRKEKQKEQLEVQSRIWEQKKNYFRLMLKRFYRGANVRPDSWEAAREDLKNTVEYKELGDQDDVKRALFDEFKKAPSEDDLRVNAAPQASMKRPLSSRVELDY, encoded by the coding sequence ATGagcgctgctgctgacTGGAGGGAGGCCAAAGATGCTAATGGTAGAATCTACTATTATAATGCGAGGAGCGGCGAGTCGCGATGGGAAAAGCCGCAAGAAATGCTATCTGAGCAGGAATTGGAACTGCTGAAACACGGctggaaaagttccagGACTGCAGATGGTAAGCTGTATTACTATAATGTTAAAACCAAGGAGTCGCGCTGGGACGCGCcaacttttgaagctgaagagaaCCTAGAGGAAAccaaacaagaagctgaggtTGCCAAAAGCACCGAGGTACACGAGGAGAGGGAGAAATATGCAAATGCGTCAAAAATACTGAATCCTCCGCAGCGGACGAAGGAGGAGGCCGAGGGAGAGTTTATCAAAATGCTGCAGGAAAATCAGGTGGACTCGACATGGTCGTTTGGTAAGATCATATCTGAGCTGGGGGCCTCGGACCCTAGGTACTGGATGGTTGATGATGACCCGCTATGGAAGCAGCAgatttttgaaaaatacCTCTCGAACAGATCCGAACATCAGTTGCTGAGGGAACGCGCAGAAACGAGCAAGTTCAAGAGCGCATTCTGGGAAATGCTACGCAGCAAAAAGGAGATCCGATATTACACAAGGTGGCTGACCGCCAAGAGACTGATTGCAAATGAGACAATTTATAAACACTCAGTGGTAAGGGAAAGCGTCAAGAAAGCGACTTTCCTAGAGTATGTCGACAGTCTAGCGCGAGAACGCGAAGAAGAACATTCTCAGACCAAAAAGCAGGCCCTGAAGGAGCTAGAAGAATATCTGCGAGGAATCATGTCCTCCTCTGACGCTCCTGTGAACGGCTCCCAACTGCCTGTCGTTAGTTGGCAACATCTACTCGACAACTACCTGTTCGAAAAGAACAAACGGTTTGTCGCAAATAAGCATTTCAAAGTCTTATCCCATGAAGATGTGCTGAACGTTTATCTCCAGTTGGTTCATGAAGTGGAAGATTCGATGAAAGAGGATCTGCGTCGGCTGCAGTCCAAAAACTACACGAAAGATCGATTAGCTCGTGATCGTTTCAAAGAACTACTGCGATCTTCTGACCTTCACATAAGAGCGGATTCCAAGTGGAAAGATGTGTATCCCGCTTTTAAGAACGATCCAAAGTTTCTTCGCATGTTGGGAACTTCTGGTTCGTCCGCTTTGGATTTATTCATGGATGTTGTCGAGGAGAAATCTATCACTATGAGTGCAAATCGCTCTATTGCGCAAAATTTGCTTATTGAAAAGGGTTTCGAATGGAGCGACGAAGACGAAACCGACAAGTCGCTGATCAAGGAATTATTGAGCAAAGAACCCCATTTCCAAGCAATGGACGTAGACGATATCGACTCGACCATAAGGCTCTTGATAAATTTTcgaaaggaaaagcaaaAAGAACAGCTTGAAGTGCAGAGTAGGATATGGGAGCAGAAAAAAAACTACTTTAGGCTGATGTTAAAGAGATTCTATAGAGGTGCTAATGTAAGACCTGATTCATGGGAAGCTGCTCGCgaggatttgaaaaatactGTGGAGTATAAAGAGCTAGGAGACCAAGATGACGTCAAAAGAGCACTTTTTGACGAGTTTAAAAAGGCGCCCTCAGAGGACGACCTGCGTGTAAATGCGGCGCCGCAAGCAAGTATGAAGAGACCTCTTAGCTCACGAGTGGAATTGGACTACTAG
- the HOT13 gene encoding Hot13p (ancestral locus Anc_2.640) translates to MGIQVHGQLIDDQSRCVHWHSVLDVVALRFKCCDRYYACFSCHEEDLESRGHSVRRYHVKRDRLAKVVLCGVCQLEMTFDEYVGAGDLRCPSCGVQFNPGCKLHYSLYFDGIDI, encoded by the coding sequence ATGGGCATACAGGTTCACGGCCAGTTAATTGATGATCAGTCGAGGTGCGTCCATTGGCACTCGGTGCTGGACGTGGTCGCGCTCAGGTTCAAATGCTGCGATAGGTACTATGCGTGCTTCAGCTGCCACGAAGAGGATCTCGAGTCACGTGGACACAGTGTGCGGCGCTACCATGTTAAGCGGGACCGACTGGCGAAGGTGGTTCTCTGTGGAGTGTGCCAGCTTGAGATGACGTTTGATGAGTATGTGGGTGCCGGGGACCTGCGGTGTCCCTCCTGCGGTGTCCAATTCAATCCGGGCTGCAAGTTGCATTACTCTTTGTATTTCGATGGAATAGATATATAA
- the MDH1 gene encoding malate dehydrogenase MDH1 (ancestral locus Anc_2.641) translates to MFNRVARRAFSTTRVNPYKVTVLGAGGGIGQPLSLLLKLNHKVTDLRLYDLRGAKGVAADLSHIPTNSVVRGFAPEEPDALHSALEGADVVLIPAGVPRKPGMTRDDLFAINAGIVHDLASAAAEEAPKAAILVISNPVNSTVPIVAQVFKAKGVYDARKLFGVTTLDSIRASRFISEVAGTDPTREHVNVVGGHSGITIIPLLSQTRHHELTREQRDALVHRIQFGGDEVVKAKNGAGSATLSMAQAGAKFANAVLCGLAGERDVIEPAYVDSPLYKSEGIEFFASPVTLGPQGVEKVHSIGEISSEEEELLAKCNETLKKNIAKGVAFAEQKK, encoded by the coding sequence ATGTTTAACAGAGTCGCCAGACGCGCATTCTCCACCACAAGAGTCAATCCTTACAAAGTGACCGTGCTCGGCGCCGGCGGCGGGATCGGCCAGCCGCTCtcgctgctgctcaagCTGAACCACAAGGTCACGGATCTCAGACTGTACGACCTGAGGGGCGCCAAGGGCGTTGCCGCGGACCTGTCGCACATCCCGACCAACTCCGTTGTGCGTGGGTTTGCTCCCGAGGAGCCCGACGCGCTGCACAGCGCCCTCGAGGGCGCCGACGTGGTGCTAATCCCCGCGGGCGTGCCCCGCAAGCCCGGCATGACTAGGGACGATCTGTTTGCCATCAACGCCGGGATCGTGCACGACCTGGCCTCCGCAGCCGCCGAGGAGGCTCCGAAGGCGGCGATCCTCGTCATCTCGAACCCGGTCAACTCCACCGTGCCTATCGTGGCGCAGGTGTTCAAGGCCAAGGGCGTGTACGACGCGCGCAAGCTGTTTGGCGTCACGACGCTCGACTCGATCCGCGCGTCCCGGTTTATCTCCGAGGTCGCCGGGACCGACCCCACGCGCGAACACGTCAACGTGGTGGGCGGCCACTCCGGGATCACCATCATCCCGCTGCTGTCGCAGACGCGCCACCACGAGCTGACGCGCGAGCAGCGCGATGCACTCGTGCACCGCATCCAGTTCGGCGGTGACGAGGTCGTCAAGGCCAAGAACGGTGCGGGGTCCGCTACGCTGTCGATGGCGCAGGCGGGCGCCAAGTTCGCGAACGCGGTGCTGTGCGGTCTTGCCGGCGAGCGCGACGTGATCGAGCCCGCCTACGTGGACTCGCCGCTGTACAAGTCTGAGGGCATCGAGTTCTTTGCGTCGCCCGTGACACTGGGCCCTCAGGGTGTAGAGAAAGTGCACTCGATCGGCGAGATCTCGTCCGAGGAGGAGGAACTGCTGGCCAAGTGCAACGagaccttgaagaagaacatcGCAAAGGGCGTGGCGTTCGcagagcagaagaaatag
- the CCE1 gene encoding cruciform cutting endonuclease (ancestral locus Anc_2.647), with protein MVQRSLLQRNALEAVDLYCRKANARTLKRLALFIGAAQGTNKSTSRENILFQAAFLEELRKRKEQNNVVSVLAIDAGIANFAFARFSWASDQKLPLLLDWNKIQLKEKFMPENRYTMTLNPRDTSDVIYNLTEYLTTELPVPDAFTIERQRARSMSSKTILEPILKVNILEQVLFSNLENKIRFNQGLPKLNYMVASSDPQRMTSYWCSLTPTRKALSQNFPEDSEESKLKMNSNRLSKSIKINLVKRLLEGAVGLTDEKLITLTPDWSQRLKSHILGNRKFKLWDCAGLGPKAGARKDDDLADAFLHGLAWMEWLRAYEEVRNIVLKEKGKYDQNVLADFNEYCKKKKVALEKFQEGTSNRLTELEPPEEDDYE; from the coding sequence ATGGTTCAGCGATCTCTTCTGCAAAGGAATGCGTTGGAAGCAGTGGATCTCTACTGTCGAAAAGCCAATGCTCGCACTTTAAAGCGATTGGCGCTATTTATTGGGGCAGCGCAGGGAACGAATAAGTCCACCAGTAGGGAAAATATACTGTTCCAAGCCGCATTTTTGGAGGAGCTACGGAAACGGAAAGAGCAGAATAATGTAGTCTCGGTACTCGCGATTGATGCTGGCATTGCTAATTTTGCCTTTGCCCGATTCTCATGGGCTAGCGATCAGAAACTACCATTGTTGCTAGATTGGAATAAGATTCagctcaaagaaaaatttATGCCAGAAAATCGCTACACTATGACATTGAACCCAAGGGATACTTCCGATGTGATATACAACCTAACTGAGTACCTAACCACTGAGTTGCCTGTACCGGATGCCTTCACAATCGAAAGGCAAAGAGCGAGATCGATGTCATCAAAGACTATTTTGGAGCCGATCTTGAAGGTTAATATCCTGGAGCAGGttctcttttcaaatcttgaaaataaGATAAGGTTCAACCAGGGATTACCAAAACTAAACTACATGGTAGCATCGTCCGATCCTCAAAGAATGACTTCTTATTGGTGCAGCCTCACGCCGACAAGGAAGGCGCTCTCTCAAAACTTCCCGGAAGATTCTGAGGAATCAAAGCTCAAAATGAACTCGAACAGACTATCCAAGTCGATCAAAATAAACCTTGTGAAAAGACTGCTAGAGGGTGCCGTGGGTCTCACCGATGAAAAACTGATTACGTTGACGCCAGACTGGAGCCAAAGGTTAAAATCCCACATACTTGGGAATCGCAAGTTCAAGCTCTGGGATTGTGCCGGCTTGGGGCCCAAAGCGGGAGCGAGGAAAGACGACGACTTGGCTGACGCGTTCTTGCATGGACTGGCATGGATGGAGTGGCTCAGGGCGTATGAGGAAGTTCGCAACATAGTCCTGAAAGAAAAGGGCAAGTACGATCAAAACGTGCTAGCTGACTTCAACGAGtattgcaagaagaagaaggtagcgcttgaaaaattccaaGAAGGTACCAGTAACAGACTTACGGAATTAGAGCCTcccgaagaagatgattACGAATAG
- the CYT2 gene encoding cytochrome c1 heme lyase CYT2 (ancestral locus Anc_2.644), which translates to MSTEVESVVSMADPQDEEGSKCPVDHEARQVWLKQAEEADAGKEKCPVDHSARSVWLKHASSAAEDVECSSDELPEKPVYHTSVKLPEEREISSIPRTGTGANWVYPSEKQFFEAMLRKKWDPSSDDMKTVVPLHNSVNERVWNSIRLWEKDQGGEACGGIQLTSFKGDARKLTPRAWFRSALLGYSKPFDRHDWTVDRCGKTIDYVIDFYHEDSETLGPNIYLDVRPKLNSFEGVRLRVCKSLGL; encoded by the coding sequence ATGAGTACGGAAGTCGAGAGCGTGGTGAGTATGGCGGATCCGCAAGACGAGGAGGGCTCGAAATGCCCGGTGGACCATGAGGCTAGACAGGTCTGGCTGAAACAGGCGGAAGAAGCGGATGCTGGGAAGGAAAAGTGTCCGGTGGACCACAGTGCAAGGTCTGTGTGGCTCAAGCATGCGTCTTCGGCCGCTGAAGACGTGGAATGCTCGTCTGACGAGCTGCCGGAGAAGCCCGTGTACCATACTAGCGTGAAGTTGCCGGAGGAGCGCGAGATATCGTCGATTCCGAGGACCGGCACGGGAGCCAATTGGGTGTATCCGTCGGAGAAGCAGTTTTTTGAAGCTATGTTGCGTAAGAAATGGGATCCCAGCTCTGACGACATGAAAACTGTGGTTCCCTTGCACAACTCGGTGAACGAGCGTGTATGGAACAGCATAAGGCTGTGGGAGAAGGACCAGGGCGGCGAGGCCTGCGGTGGCATACAGCTGACAAGCTTCAAGGGCGACGCCAGGAAGCTGACGCCGCGGGCTTGGTTTAGGAGCGCCCTCCTGGGCTACTCTAAGCCGTTCGATAGACATGACTGGACCGTGGACAGGTGCGGCAAGACGATCGATTACGTGATAGATTTCTACCACGAGGACAGCGAGACGCTGGGACCCAACATATATCTGGATGTGAGGCCTAAGCTCAACTCGTTCGAGGGCGTTCGCTTGCGTGTTTGCAAGTCGCTCGGCCTTTGA
- the SRX1 gene encoding sulfiredoxin (ancestral locus Anc_2.642): protein MSLQTQNLHKVSEIPLSQIKRPIAPVLDEPKIDSMETTLKTNAELPPVDVLQMKNSKGSVVNFAFGGCHRLQAYDRLARATNGDPLVRCKILPATRQQLELYLGSSLAVIDDE from the coding sequence ATGTCGCTGCAAACGCAGAACCTACACAAAGTTTCCGAGATCCCGCTCTCGCAGATCAAGAGACCCATTGCACCCGTGCTAGACGAACCCAAGATCGACTCCATGGAGACCACGCTCAAAACAAACGCGGAACTGCCTCCGGTAGACGTGCTCcagatgaagaacagcaaAGGTAGCGTGGTGAACTTTGCGTTTGGCGGTTGCCACCGTCTGCAAGCATACGATCGTCTCGCACGAGCCACCAACGGGGATCCCTTGGTACGTTGCAAGATTCTGCCCGCGACGCGCCAGCAGCTGGAGCTGTATCTAGGCTCGTCGCTCGCTGTGATCGACGACGAGTGA
- the CAB3 gene encoding phosphopantothenoylcysteine decarboxylase complex subunit CAB3 (ancestral locus Anc_2.646) — protein sequence MSEEKRLEAPARSGTSTVNAGGEDIKKPVSILNNWRNAKPTVRKEQDNRPVYYKTQLAHASNEDLEEASRPAKSELSSDSSSSIPRYSSFDKYKGLNGNGRSSQKLKVLTDTPVDSSPQKSSSASSNTAVSFTVSNGAKISHHRYSISAKPGRSSLSNSPNASTDQLVVKAESPSEEKNSIVHMPGDFIYFEPRVKSHNAGNHENAVDASPQIPRKEVIKPLTGPQVPFMEFFQKQDDKKFHILLGATGSVATIKVPLIIDKLFKIYTREKVSIQLIVTKPAEHFLKGLKISTDVKIWREEDEWSGFRKLGDPVLHHELRRWADIFLIAPLSANSLAKIANGMCDNLLTSILRDWTPSTPVLVAPAMNTFMYINPMTKTHLKILQEDAPFITVLKPVEKVLICGDIGMGGMREWNDIVEILRRRIAELCKANENDVDDGEDDEEEEDEEDEEEEDDRDSNRPNADRDGDEDEDDDEDDEDDDDDDDEDEDEYEDDGEKADDTMGSRKT from the coding sequence ATGAGTGAAGAGAAGCGTCTAGAGGCACCCGCGCGCTCTGGTACAAGCACTGTAAACGCTGGTGGAGAAGATATCAAAAAACCAGTTTCGATATTAAATAACTGGCGCAATGCCAAGCCCACAGTGcgaaaagagcaagatAATAGGCCGGTTTATTATAAGACCCAGCTTGCCCATGCCTCTAACGAGGATCTGGAGGAGGCGTCAAGACCTGCCAAGTCGGAACTTTCATCGGATTCAAGTAGCTCCATCCCTCGTTATTCATCTTTTGACAAGTATAAGGGCTTAAATGGCAATGGCAGAAGCAGCCAGAAGCTGAAGGTTCTAACGGACACACCAGTGGACAGCTCACCTCAAAAATCCAGCAGTGCTTCGTCCAATACTGCGGTGTCGTTTACCGTATCAAATGGAGCCAAGATTTCCCACCACAGATATTCTATCAGTGCCAAACCAGGCAGATCCTCTCTCTCAAACTCGCCAAATGCTAGCACGGATCAGCTGGTAGTGAAAGCAGAATCACCGTCGGAGGAGAAGAACTCGATTGTACATATGCCAGGAGACTTCATCTACTTCGAACCCCGAGTCAAGTCCCATAACGCTGGTAACCATGAAAACGCAGTCGATGCGTCACCACAGATACCTCGAAAGGAGGTTATAAAACCATTGACGGGCCCTCAGGTCCCCTTCATGgaatttttccaaaagCAAGATGATAAAAAGTTTCACATATTACTAGGTGCTACAGGTTCAGTAGCCACTATAAAAGTTCCCCTGATAATTGACAAGTTGTTCAAAATATACACAAGAGAAAAAGTCTCCATCCAGCTGATTGTCACCAAACCTGCGGAGCATTTCCTCAAGGGtttgaaaatatcaacCGATGTCAAGATATGgcgagaagaagacgaatGGTCTGGTTTCAGAAAGTTGGGTGACCCAGTTTTGCATCACGAGTTGAGAAGATGGGCAGACATATTCCTGATTGCTCCACTGTCCGCCAACTCTCTTGCGAAAATAGCGAATGGTATGTGCGATAACCTGCTGACGTCAATCTTGAGAGACTGGACACCGTCGACGCCCGTGCTGGTGGCACCTGCGATGAACACGTTCATGTATATCAACCCCATGACAAAGACCCATCTGAAAATTCTACAAGAGGATGCTCCCTTCATAACGGTCTTGAAGccagttgaaaaggttcTGATATGTGGTGACATAGGTATGGGAGGGATGAGAGAATGGAATGATATTGTAGAGATTTTACGGCGTCGGATCGCGGAGCTATGCAAAGCTAACGAAAATGATGTAGACGACGGAGAggacgatgaggaagaagaggacgaggaagatgaagaagaagaggacgatCGGGATTCAAATCGCCCAAATGCAGATCGAGATggcgacgaagatgaagatgacgatgaagatgacgaagacgatgacgatgatgatgacgaagacgaggacGAATATGAGGACGATGGCGAGAAGGCAGATGATACAATGGGTTCTCGAAAAACCTAA
- the TIM10 gene encoding protein transporter TIM10 (ancestral locus Anc_2.645), with protein sequence MSFLGFGGNAQPQLSSQQKIQAAEAELDLVTDMFNKLVDNCHKKCITAAYSEGELNKNESNCLDRCVAKYFETNVKVGEHMQQMGQHFNAAGRV encoded by the coding sequence ATGTCTTTCCTGGGTTTCGGAGGCAATGCTCAACCACAACTTTCTTCGCAACAAAAAATTCAGGCTGCCGAGGCAGAACTAGACCTTGTCACTGATatgttcaacaaattgGTAGATAACTGTCACAAGAAGTGCATCACTGCGGCATACAGCGAGGGCGAACTGAATAAGAACGAGTCCAACTGTCTAGACAGATGTGTTGCCAAATATTTCGAGACCAATGTCAAGGTCGGCGAGCATATGCAACAGATGGGACAACATTTCAATGCTGCTGGCAGAGTCTAG